One stretch of Candidatus Hydrogenedentota bacterium DNA includes these proteins:
- the truB gene encoding tRNA pseudouridine(55) synthase TruB, with amino-acid sequence MTGLLLVDKPVGLTSHDVVDHIRKAAGIRRVGHTGTLDPAATGLLILCLGKATRLSEHLTGLDKTYQGIMRFGVVTDSYDLDGTVVREAEPPALTLEQIQAHCDALTGEIDQVPPMVSAVKVGGRRLYKAARRGEEVERKPRRIVVREFRALSYVPPDVEIRVSCSSGTYVRSLCHEIGSVVGCGAVLASLRRTWVGRYSVEQATAMDDFQAPEDVRARILPMDQALDLPAVVIQDAARGVLAAGSTLVSSNLGGDCPVREGWVQVKSSAGELLALGVVQPTAAGVCIHPKRVFL; translated from the coding sequence CGGGTCGGGCATACGGGGACACTCGACCCCGCGGCCACGGGACTGCTTATCCTCTGTCTGGGGAAAGCCACCCGGCTCTCGGAGCATCTTACCGGACTCGACAAGACGTATCAGGGCATTATGCGGTTCGGAGTTGTCACCGACTCCTATGATCTCGACGGGACCGTCGTGCGGGAAGCGGAACCGCCCGCGCTGACTCTGGAGCAAATTCAGGCCCATTGCGACGCCCTGACGGGAGAAATCGACCAGGTGCCGCCCATGGTGAGCGCGGTGAAAGTTGGCGGCCGGCGGCTGTACAAGGCCGCACGGCGCGGGGAAGAGGTGGAACGCAAGCCGCGCCGTATCGTGGTTCGCGAATTCCGCGCGCTGAGTTACGTCCCACCGGATGTCGAGATTCGGGTTTCATGTTCCAGCGGAACCTATGTGCGCAGCCTGTGCCACGAAATCGGCAGTGTCGTGGGTTGCGGCGCGGTGCTTGCTTCGTTGCGCCGCACGTGGGTGGGCCGCTACTCCGTCGAGCAGGCCACCGCTATGGATGATTTTCAGGCGCCGGAGGACGTGCGGGCGCGCATACTGCCCATGGACCAGGCGCTCGACTTGCCCGCTGTGGTCATCCAGGATGCCGCGCGCGGTGTACTGGCTGCCGGCTCGACGCTGGTGTCCTCGAACTTGGGCGGCGACTGCCCCGTTCGGGAAGGGTGGGTGCAGGTGAAATCCAGCGCAGGCGAATTGCTCGCGCTGGGCGTCGTGCAACCGACCGCGGCCGGCGTGTGCATCCATCCCAAGCGCGTGTTTCTGTAA
- a CDS encoding bifunctional riboflavin kinase/FAD synthetase has protein sequence MRVIEDVRETQETFPNLVLTIGSFDGVHLGHQRIVSELRRTARAIKGTAALMTLQPHPRQFFSPESAPNILTPLKKKAALLEALGLDVFYVLPFNAETAGLTPETFLREIIAKKCQARVLVVGHDFAFGRGARGDFDFLQAAAPQYGIEVRQVPALIVQGERVGSTAIRERILQGELEKAEELLGRKYSILGNVVRGRGVGGAHLGFPTANVKPHNNAVPAHGVYVAEVVVDGLSHPSAVNIGIAPTIRQDDVTIEAYILDFHQDIADREIEVVFHNRLRPEKKFDSLGSLIKAIGEDVQAVRRYFAEKNPAS, from the coding sequence ATGCGTGTCATAGAAGATGTTCGAGAAACGCAGGAAACGTTTCCGAACCTCGTGCTCACCATCGGGAGTTTTGATGGTGTCCACCTCGGCCATCAGCGGATCGTGTCGGAACTCCGCCGGACCGCCCGCGCGATCAAAGGCACGGCTGCGCTGATGACACTCCAGCCGCATCCCCGCCAGTTCTTTTCGCCCGAATCCGCGCCCAATATCTTGACGCCCTTGAAGAAGAAGGCGGCGCTGCTGGAAGCCCTGGGGCTGGACGTCTTCTATGTACTTCCCTTCAACGCGGAAACGGCCGGACTGACGCCGGAGACCTTTCTGCGTGAGATCATCGCGAAAAAATGTCAGGCGCGCGTGCTCGTAGTCGGGCATGACTTCGCCTTTGGCCGGGGCGCGCGGGGCGATTTCGACTTTCTGCAGGCCGCCGCGCCGCAATACGGCATCGAGGTGCGCCAGGTGCCCGCGCTTATCGTTCAGGGCGAGCGGGTCGGCAGCACGGCCATTCGCGAGCGGATTCTGCAAGGAGAACTCGAGAAGGCGGAGGAGTTGCTGGGCCGCAAGTACTCCATTCTGGGCAACGTGGTGCGCGGGCGCGGCGTTGGCGGCGCGCATCTTGGTTTTCCGACGGCCAACGTGAAGCCGCACAATAATGCCGTGCCGGCTCATGGCGTCTACGTGGCGGAAGTCGTTGTGGACGGACTTTCGCACCCCTCGGCGGTCAACATCGGTATCGCGCCGACTATTCGCCAGGACGATGTCACGATTGAAGCGTATATCCTGGACTTCCACCAGGACATTGCGGACAGGGAAATCGAAGTCGTGTTTCACAACCGTCTGCGCCCGGAAAAGAAGTTTGACTCCCTCGGATCGCTCATAAAGGCCATCGGGGAAGACGTGCAGGCGGTGCGCCGGTATTTTGCGGAAAAGAACCCTGCTTCGTGA